The Streptomyces sp. NBC_00286 nucleotide sequence CTGCTGGAGCAGCAACCTGCCGACCGGGGTGGACCCGGTGAAGGACAGCTTGCGCAGCCGGGGGTCGGCCAGCAGCGGCATGGTGACCGCTGCCGCGTCGCTGCTGGTGATCACGGTCAGGACACCCGCGGGCGCGCCCGCCTCGCGCGCCAGCTCGCCCAGTATCAGGGAGGACAACGGGGTGAGTGCGGCTGGTTTGAGCACGGCGGTGCAGCCTGCGGCGAGGGCGGCGGCGGCCTTGCGGGCGGCCATGGCCAGCGGCACGTTCCACGGAGTGATCAGCAGGCAGGGCCCGACCGGTTCGGCGACGGTGACGATGTGACTCTTGCCGTCCGGGGAGGGCGTGCTGCGTGCGTGCGGGCGGACCGCCTCCTCTGCGTACCAGCGGAAATAGGCGGCGGCGTAGTCGACCTCGCTCCGGGCTTCCCTGATCGTCTTGCCGATCTCCAGGGTGATGATCCGGGCCAGACGCTCACGGTGTTCGGTCATGGCGTCGGTGATCCGGTGCAGGACGGTCGCGCGGTCCCGCGGGCTGGTGAGGGCCCACTGGTCGGCGGCCGCGGCCGCCGCGTCCAGTGCTTTCAGCGCGTCTTGTGCGCCGCAGTCGGCGACGGTGGCTATGACTTCTTCGGTTGCGGGGTTGCGCACCTCGAAGGTGCGACCGCCGGTGGCAGGTTGCCAGTCGTGGGTGAGGAAGCCACGGGGGACGGATTGAAGGACTGCCGACTCCTCTGAGGGAGCGGTGAGCGTGTCAGTCATGCGCGTGGCTCTTTCGCTGGTCGCAGGCTGGTGTGTTGAGGGAGCACGATCGGTGGGTGGTCATACGGCATCGCCTCCGGGGTGGGCGACGCCGACCGTGTTCTCGACCGAGAGCAGGGAGTCCTGGCGTCCGGAGCCGAGCCAGCGGACCAGGGCCACCAGGCCGAGGGCGAGGATCGCGCCGGCGGTGAGGAGCGCGCTGACCGCGGTGACGCTGGGGTCGATGTCGAAGGTCAGGGAGTTGTAGACCCGCACCGGCAGGGTGACGGTGTCGACCGAGGACAGGAATTGGGAGATGTAGAACTCGTCGAAGCTGGTGATGAAGGAGAAGATCGCCGCCGCGATCATTCCGGGGGCGGCGAGGGGGAAGGTGATCTTCCGGGCGATGGTCAGACGCCCCGCGCCCATGCTGGCTGCGGCGTCCTCCAGGCGTTCGTCGATGCCGCGCAGCGTCGCGATCAGGATCAGTACCGCGATGGGTGCGGCCAGCACGGTGTGCCCGAGGGCGATGGCTATCGGGCTGCCCAGCATCGCGGCCGGCTCGAAGAGCAGGAACAGGCCCAGTGCGGTGACGATCTGGGGGATGACCAGCGGGCCGAGGACCAGGGCGAAGACCGCCGAGCGCAGCGGGAGTTC carries:
- a CDS encoding ABC transporter permease, which translates into the protein MMELRKTLTGRIVLTAVATVILLFLALPIVVILVTSFSDNAFAAFPPDTWTLNWYKALFADGSKWPAALSLSALIACLSTVFSLIIGVTAATALVRSELPLRSAVFALVLGPLVIPQIVTALGLFLLFEPAAMLGSPIAIALGHTVLAAPIAVLILIATLRGIDERLEDAAASMGAGRLTIARKITFPLAAPGMIAAAIFSFITSFDEFYISQFLSSVDTVTLPVRVYNSLTFDIDPSVTAVSALLTAGAILALGLVALVRWLGSGRQDSLLSVENTVGVAHPGGDAV
- a CDS encoding NAD-dependent succinate-semialdehyde dehydrogenase; translated protein: MTDTLTAPSEESAVLQSVPRGFLTHDWQPATGGRTFEVRNPATEEVIATVADCGAQDALKALDAAAAAADQWALTSPRDRATVLHRITDAMTEHRERLARIITLEIGKTIREARSEVDYAAAYFRWYAEEAVRPHARSTPSPDGKSHIVTVAEPVGPCLLITPWNVPLAMAARKAAAALAAGCTAVLKPAALTPLSSLILGELAREAGAPAGVLTVITSSDAAAVTMPLLADPRLRKLSFTGSTPVGRLLLQQSGARVLRTSMELGGNAPFLVFDDADLDLAVREAMIAKMRLGGQSCVGANRFLVQEGIADAFAAALGEQMAAVRVGPPGQEDTEFGPLADHRAVDKVRNLVEDAVARGAVVVGKAEIPDGPGHYAAPTALDHIPADAAIMHEEIFGPVAAIHRFSTEAEAIEVANNTEHGLASYVMTSHIDRARRVAARLQAGMVAINRGLVSDVAAPFGGIKQSGLGREGGPEGLHEYQQLKYLSLPGFNT